The following proteins are encoded in a genomic region of Spirochaetota bacterium:
- a CDS encoding ankyrin repeat domain-containing protein: protein MKRAILFCVISMLMAGSPSLHADPNGDLIGSAAMGSLDDMKSALKSGADINYRDPSNQGRTALMIACQFGNFEKVKFLISAKANLNLRSEDGASALAYAIGGGHLDVMEALVKAGADVNAREGSGMTMLMLIPWMNAMEADRFLKAAGLLLAAKADVNTADSKGDTALIAASRAGMVELAGLLVRHGAKVNARNAEGRTALMEARLSENAALADMLIGSGAKDIANREDELFLAVKHGDTAAAREALKAGASVNKPGYDYLHHACANGSLEMAKILVDAKIDVNTAGSSGETAIMSVLSPKGIDILKLLIKAGADVNRASKGGQTPLILASQNMSGEDQYREIVSLLIKGGARLNDKDEKGMTALMWASGQGGPIVARQLVSAGADVNLKDKNGMTALMFAANFSRPETVEALVKAGARVNDADNAGWTALFHAIKGAFEPAMADLLISKGSDVNKKAQGGWTPLMEAASKGKPDIVRSLIKAGADVNARSDEGMTALRYAAFMVIDDPESPFKKIVEILKRAGSK, encoded by the coding sequence ATGAAACGCGCGATACTGTTTTGCGTTATATCGATGCTGATGGCCGGTTCACCATCCCTCCATGCGGATCCCAACGGGGACCTTATCGGCTCGGCCGCCATGGGCAGCCTCGATGACATGAAATCGGCCCTGAAATCGGGAGCCGATATAAACTACCGGGACCCCTCCAACCAGGGAAGGACGGCCCTGATGATCGCGTGCCAGTTCGGGAACTTTGAAAAGGTGAAATTCCTCATCTCGGCGAAGGCGAACCTTAACCTTAGGTCGGAGGACGGGGCAAGCGCCCTGGCATACGCCATCGGCGGCGGGCACCTGGATGTGATGGAGGCCCTGGTTAAAGCCGGGGCCGATGTGAATGCCCGGGAAGGAAGCGGCATGACCATGCTGATGCTTATCCCCTGGATGAACGCGATGGAGGCGGACCGGTTCCTGAAGGCCGCCGGACTGCTCCTCGCGGCGAAAGCCGACGTGAACACCGCAGACTCAAAGGGGGATACCGCGCTGATCGCAGCTTCCCGGGCCGGCATGGTGGAGTTGGCCGGGTTACTGGTCAGGCATGGGGCGAAGGTCAACGCAAGGAACGCGGAAGGCCGCACCGCCCTCATGGAGGCCCGCCTGAGCGAGAATGCAGCCCTTGCTGATATGCTGATAGGATCCGGCGCCAAGGACATCGCCAACCGCGAGGATGAGCTCTTTCTCGCGGTGAAGCATGGCGATACTGCCGCGGCCAGGGAGGCCCTGAAAGCAGGGGCCTCGGTGAATAAGCCTGGGTACGATTATCTCCATCACGCCTGCGCCAATGGCAGCCTCGAAATGGCGAAGATACTGGTCGACGCGAAGATCGATGTGAACACGGCCGGCTCGTCCGGCGAGACCGCCATCATGTCCGTCCTTTCTCCAAAAGGCATTGACATACTCAAACTGCTCATAAAGGCCGGGGCCGATGTCAACAGGGCCAGCAAGGGCGGACAGACGCCCCTCATCCTGGCCTCCCAGAACATGTCCGGAGAGGACCAATACCGCGAGATCGTGTCGCTCCTTATAAAGGGAGGAGCGCGCCTGAATGATAAGGACGAGAAGGGAATGACCGCGCTTATGTGGGCGTCAGGGCAGGGCGGACCGATCGTGGCCCGTCAGCTGGTCTCGGCCGGAGCGGACGTGAACCTGAAAGACAAGAACGGGATGACTGCCCTGATGTTCGCAGCGAATTTTTCCCGGCCCGAGACTGTCGAAGCCCTTGTCAAGGCCGGCGCCCGCGTCAATGACGCCGATAATGCCGGCTGGACAGCGCTTTTTCACGCCATCAAGGGGGCCTTTGAGCCGGCCATGGCTGATCTGCTCATATCGAAGGGCTCCGATGTCAACAAGAAAGCGCAGGGCGGTTGGACCCCCCTCATGGAGGCTGCTTCAAAGGGAAAGCCTGACATAGTCAGGTCTCTCATCAAGGCCGGCGCCGATGTGAATGCAAGATCCGATGAAGGTATGACGGCCCTCAGGTATGCGGCATTCATGGTGATTGACGATCCTGAGTCGCCTTTTAAAAAGATTGTGGAGATACTCAAAAGAGCCGGATCCAAATAA
- a CDS encoding MaoC family dehydratase N-terminal domain-containing protein, giving the protein MNLNSDFVGIRLKDYSCNISSRWTMNYAAAIGDPNPLYFNDERSGGIIAPPVFPVAVTWPVIERIADYIEAETFPKEVVFTQVHYTEHLRIHRPVVPGDNLAVKGTIVTILPHRAGTHVVIRFDASDAAGKAVFTEHIGAMMRGVTCGDGGRGKDAIPPVPRRPEEGRPEWESVVPIDPLAPFIYDGCTNIHFPIHTSVKFARQVGLPGIIHQGTSTLALAVRKIMTREAGGDSTRLDTLYCRFTGMVMPGSDIRVRCTGKINGAEGTDIFFVVLNSQDQRAISDGHIRLK; this is encoded by the coding sequence ATGAATCTCAACTCCGATTTCGTGGGCATCAGGCTGAAAGACTATTCGTGCAATATAAGCTCCCGCTGGACCATGAACTATGCGGCCGCCATCGGCGATCCCAATCCTCTCTATTTCAACGATGAACGATCCGGGGGCATCATCGCGCCTCCGGTGTTCCCCGTGGCGGTCACCTGGCCGGTGATAGAAAGGATCGCGGATTACATCGAGGCGGAAACCTTCCCGAAGGAAGTGGTGTTCACCCAGGTCCATTACACCGAACACCTCCGCATCCACAGGCCCGTGGTCCCCGGCGACAATCTGGCCGTCAAGGGAACGATCGTGACCATACTCCCCCACAGGGCCGGGACCCATGTGGTGATACGGTTCGACGCGTCGGACGCGGCGGGCAAGGCCGTCTTCACGGAGCATATCGGGGCCATGATGCGCGGCGTGACCTGCGGCGACGGCGGCAGGGGCAAGGACGCCATTCCCCCGGTCCCACGCCGCCCCGAGGAGGGCCGGCCCGAATGGGAATCCGTCGTTCCCATCGATCCCCTGGCCCCGTTTATCTATGACGGCTGCACCAACATCCATTTTCCCATACATACCTCTGTCAAATTCGCCCGCCAGGTTGGGCTCCCGGGAATCATCCACCAGGGCACATCCACCCTCGCCCTGGCGGTGCGCAAAATCATGACACGCGAGGCGGGCGGCGACTCCACCCGGCTGGACACGCTCTATTGCCGTTTCACCGGGATGGTGATGCCCGGCTCCGATATCAGGGTCCGCTGCACCGGGAAAATCAACGGGGCCGAAGGAACGGATATCTTTTTCGTTGTCCTGAATTCGCAGGATCAGCGCGCCATCAGCGACGGCCATATCAGGCTGAAATAA
- a CDS encoding ketoacyl-ACP synthase III: MNLKLPTFKGEISILDFGCWLPENTVESHDLQAIIDHFPEYRHFNIREKVGVIQRRISPHGVTVLDMAERAARDVIARAGAGFDIGDIDTILYCAVSRMYSEPSTAVLLQKRLGIPSAMSLDISNACLSFIDGLIVADSMIKSGRSRCALIVSAEKGGTVMRNSMRAMINREKGSECLASLTLGDGSMAVLVCSPSFRAEAPLRLRAFSRTTLSEYAECCILPSEDHPMSTDSRALFEGALTHFPSMVKNLLNDLQWSIDDVDVIVPHQASLKIIKKGMAAIGFPMEKCAVSIDRYGNMASVSIPFTLKQVLDERALKEGDRIVVLGFGSGLSFSMMALQVLNDGASIARAIA, encoded by the coding sequence ATGAATTTGAAATTACCCACCTTCAAGGGTGAGATTAGCATACTGGATTTCGGATGCTGGCTGCCGGAAAATACGGTGGAAAGCCATGATCTCCAGGCCATCATAGATCATTTCCCTGAATACCGGCACTTCAACATCCGTGAAAAGGTCGGCGTCATCCAGCGGAGGATCTCGCCCCATGGTGTTACGGTTTTGGATATGGCGGAACGCGCCGCCCGGGATGTCATCGCCAGGGCCGGCGCCGGCTTCGACATTGGCGATATCGATACGATACTCTACTGCGCCGTCAGCCGAATGTATTCGGAGCCGTCCACGGCGGTTTTGCTCCAGAAGCGTCTCGGCATTCCTTCCGCCATGAGTCTTGACATCTCCAATGCGTGCCTCAGTTTTATAGACGGCCTGATCGTTGCCGATTCCATGATCAAGTCGGGAAGGTCGCGGTGCGCCCTTATCGTGAGCGCCGAGAAGGGAGGCACGGTGATGAGGAACAGCATGAGGGCGATGATCAACAGGGAAAAGGGCTCCGAATGTCTCGCGTCGCTGACCCTGGGCGACGGTTCCATGGCGGTCCTTGTATGTTCCCCCTCATTCAGGGCCGAGGCGCCGCTCCGTCTCAGGGCGTTTTCGCGGACGACCCTGAGCGAGTATGCCGAATGCTGCATTCTTCCCTCGGAGGATCACCCCATGAGCACCGATTCCCGCGCATTGTTCGAGGGAGCGCTCACCCATTTTCCTTCGATGGTGAAGAATTTGCTCAATGACCTTCAATGGAGTATCGATGATGTCGATGTCATAGTACCCCACCAGGCGAGCCTGAAAATAATAAAAAAGGGAATGGCCGCCATCGGGTTTCCAATGGAGAAATGCGCCGTATCCATTGACCGGTACGGCAACATGGCGTCGGTATCAATACCCTTTACGTTAAAGCAGGTCCTCGATGAGAGAGCCCTGAAAGAGGGCGACCGTATAGTCGTTCTCGGGTTCGGATCGGGTCTTTCCTTCTCGATGATGGCGCTCCAGGTGTTGAATGACGGAGCGTCAATCGCCAGGGCCATAGCATAA